The window ATAGGCTGCTGTAACTAGCACCATAATACTGACCTGGACTGCGCTCAGAGCTACCCTTCTGTTTAGCTTCTACCGCTATCCGTACTCTTGGCCCCGCATCAGCAGGATATCCCACTTGCCACCAAAACCAACCAAAAACCGTCAAGGCTATAAAAAAATGTCGCACTGAAACAGCACGACATTTTTCTGAAGCCAAACTTTTCGCTTTTGGTTTTTTGACTTTTTGCTTTTGACTTTTTGCTTTTGACTTTCCCTTATTACTTTAATACACATATACTTGATAACCCCAAGCCGGCAGCGACATAGCTGTGCCTGATTTCAAATCTGCGGCTTTGTCGGTAAACAGTTCCTTAGCCTTACCGTCAATCAATGCATTATTGATGGTAACAGTCTGCGCATCCTTATTCAAGTTGAGCAATACAAATACTTTCTTGCCGTCTTTCTCACGTACAAAAGCATAGATGGCTGCATCCTTATCCGTTGTAAGTTTGGTGAAGCCCGCATTCGCTGCTAAAGCTGCATTGTCTTTCCGCAAATTGAGTAGCTTTTGATAGAATGGCGCTCTGGCAAATTTGCCAAACTGAATCGTATCCTTTTCAAAGAATTCAATCTTTTTCAGGTGCGGTTCTTCTTGTCCGCTATAGATCATTGGGATGCTGCGCTTCATGGTTTGGGTTAACACAGCAAATGGCGCATGCACATCACCCGGCATAGTACCATAATCTGCTTTGTTCCAGCTGTTCTCATCGTGGTTACTCGTGAAATAGAAACGCATGGCATTGGCAGGGAAACTTGTATCCACCTTGTTCACCACACTATCGAAAGCATTGGCTGTTCTGCTGCCATCAGCTACTTTCTTGAGCATGGCAAAATCAGCCCAAGCATAGGTTGCATCAAAACCTGCGGTGTGACTGCTGGCTTTATCGGCTTCAGCCAACATGAAAATATTCTTCAGTTTCTTCAGCTCTGGGATGGCTTTCGCCCAGAAAGCATCGGGCACTTCACCTGCTACATCGCAACGGAAACCATCAATATCCGTTTCACGAATCCAGTATTGCATTTGTGCAATCATGGTATCGGCTAAAGCCGGATTGTTGTAATTGAGTTTGCGCGTATCTGTCCAATCAAATTGGTAAGCTGCTTTCTTAGTCACGCTATCAATCACATAAAAATCAGGATGCTTTTCCAACCAATAATGATCTGCACCGGTATGGTTAGGCACCCAGTCGATGATCACTTTAAAACCCAAGTCATGCGCTTTCTTCACCAAGGCTTTCCAATCATCCAATGTGCCGTACTCAGGATTGATAGCGGTATAATCACTCACTGCATAATAACTGCCGAGTGTACC is drawn from Chitinophagales bacterium and contains these coding sequences:
- a CDS encoding alpha-glucosidase C-terminal domain-containing protein — protein: MRKLSWLLLLAVTSVWAVSCNSGKTEAPNLDTVVTDGHPAWILQGNVYEVNIRQYTPEGTFAAFSKHLDRLKEMGVQTLWFMPINPISKVDRKGTLGSYYAVSDYTAINPEYGTLDDWKALVKKAHDLGFKVIIDWVPNHTGADHYWLEKHPDFYVIDSVTKKAAYQFDWTDTRKLNYNNPALADTMIAQMQYWIRETDIDGFRCDVAGEVPDAFWAKAIPELKKLKNIFMLAEADKASSHTAGFDATYAWADFAMLKKVADGSRTANAFDSVVNKVDTSFPANAMRFYFTSNHDENSWNKADYGTMPGDVHAPFAVLTQTMKRSIPMIYSGQEEPHLKKIEFFEKDTIQFGKFARAPFYQKLLNLRKDNAALAANAGFTKLTTDKDAAIYAFVREKDGKKVFVLLNLNKDAQTVTINNALIDGKAKELFTDKAADLKSGTAMSLPAWGYQVYVY